One window from the genome of Prinia subflava isolate CZ2003 ecotype Zambia chromosome 2, Cam_Psub_1.2, whole genome shotgun sequence encodes:
- the TAF5L gene encoding TAF5-like RNA polymerase II p300/CBP-associated factor-associated factor 65 kDa subunit 5L, with translation MKRVRTEQIQMAVSCYLKRRQYVDSEGPLKQGLRLCQTAEEMAANLTVQSESGCANVVSAAPCLAEPQQYEVQFGRLRNFLTDSDSQHSHEVMPLLYPLFVYLHLNMVQNGLKSTVDSFYSRFHGMFLQNASQKDIIEQLQTTMTIQDILSNLKLRAFLDNKYVIRLQEDSYNYLLRYLQSDNNNALCKVLTLHIHLDVQPAKRTDYQLYAGGSSSRSESNGLEPSDVPASILQNEAALDLLQDSIKRVKDGPPSLTTICFYAFYNTEQLLNTAEISPNSKLLAAGFDNSCVKLWSLRSRKLKSEPHLVDVSRIRLACDILDEEEEEDDNAGTEMKILRGHCGPVYSTRFLSDSSGLLSCSEDMSIRYWDLGSFTNTVLYQGHAYPVWDLDISPCSLYFASGSHDRTARLWSFDRTYPLRIYAGHLADVDCIKFHPNSNYLATGSTDKTVRLWSTQQGNSVRLFTGHRGPVLALAFSPNGKYLASAGEDQRLKLWDLASGTLYKELRGHTDNITSLTFSPDSSLIASASMDNSVRVWDIRNTYCNAPADGSSSELVGVYTGQMNNVLSVQFMACNLLLVTGIAQENQEH, from the exons ATGAAACGCGTACGCACAGAGCAGATTCAGATGGCAGTGTCCTGCTACCTCAAGCGCCGTCAGTATGTGGACTCGGAAGGTCCCCTGAAACAAGGGCTGAGGCTGTGTCAGACTGCTGAAGAGATGGCAGCTAATCTCACAG TCCAATCTGAGTCTGGTTGTGCCAACGTTgtgtctgcagctccctgcttgGCAGAGCCACAGCAATATGAAGTACAGTTTGGACGATTACGCAATTTTCTGACAG ATTCAGATTCTCAGCACAGCCATGAAGTGATGCCTCTTCTATATCCCCTCTTTGTCTACCTCCATCTGAACATGGTCCAGAATGGCCTAAAAAGCACAGTGGACAGTTTTTACAGCCGCTTCCATGGCATGTTCTTGCAGAATGCCAGCCAGAAGGATATCATTGAACAGTTGCAGACTACCATGACTATTCAAGATATCCTGTCCAACTTGAAGCTCCGGGCTTTTCTGGACAACAAATACGTCATCCGCCTTCAAGAGGACAGCTACAACTACCTTCTTCGCTACCTCCAAAGTGACAACAACAACGCCCTGTGCAAAGTCCTGACCTTGCACATTCACCTGGATGTGCAGCCTGCCAAGAGGACTGACTACCAGCTCTACGCTGGTGGGAGCTCCTCGCGCAGCGAGAGCAACGGCCTGGAACCCAGCGATGTGCCAGCTTCCATTCTGCAGAACGAGGCAGCGCTGGATTTACTGCAGGACAGCATTAAACGTGTCAAGGACGGGCCCCCTTCCTTAACCACCATCTGTTTCTATGCCTTCTATAACACAGAGCAGTTGCTGAACACTGCAGAGATTTCACCAAACAGCAAGCTGCTCGCTGCTGGGTTCGATAACTCGTGTGTGAAGCTGTGGAGCCTGCGCTCCAGGAAGTTGAAATCTGAGCCCCACCTTGTTGATGTTTCTCGCATCCGTTTGGCTTGTGACATTCTGGATGAGGAG gaggaagaggatgacAACGCAGGCACAGAAATGAAGATCCTGAGAGGACACTGTGGACCTGTGTATAGCACGAGGTTCCTTTCGGACAGTTCAGGACTCTTGTCTTGTTCTGAGGACATGTCCATCAGATACTGGGACCTCGGAAGTTTTACAAACACTGTGTTGTACCAAGGACACGCCTATCCTGTCTGGGATCTGGATATTAGCCCCTGCAGCCTGTACTTTGCCAGCGGTTCCCACGATCGCACTGCGAGGCTCTGGTCATTTGATCGGACGTACCCGCTGCGAATATACGCGGGCCATTTGGCGGACGTGGACTGCATCAAGTTCCATCCCAATTCCAACTACTTAGCCACGGGCTCCACGGACAAGACCGTGCGCCTGTGGAGCACTCAGCAGGGCAACTCGGTGCGCCTCTTCACCGGGCACCGGGGCCCCGTGCTGGCGCTCGCCTTCTCCCCCAACGGTAAGTACCTGGCCTCGGCAGGCGAAGACCAGCGGCTGAAGCTGTGGGACTTGGCATCAGGAACCCTGTACAAAGAACTGAGAGGGCACACAGACAACATAACCAGCCTTACTTTTAGCCCTGACAGTAGTTTAATTGCTTCGGCGTCGATGGACAACTCAGTTCGGGTCTGGGACATTCGGAACACTTACTGCAACGCCCCTGCGGATGGGTCTTCCAGTGAACTGGTTGGTGTATATACCGGACAGATGAATAATGTACTGAGCGTACAGTTTATGGCCTGTAATCTCCTTCTAGTGACCGGAATTGCACAAGAAAATCAGGAACATTAA